A region of Lycium barbarum isolate Lr01 chromosome 1, ASM1917538v2, whole genome shotgun sequence DNA encodes the following proteins:
- the LOC132618075 gene encoding uncharacterized protein LOC132618075, with product MVNYTITNRFNYRTERSNAISYTLVCISGECDWKFRASSVGFDYCRPIVVVDGSHLKTPYNGTFVSASTLDSAGSILPLAYGVIDSENDRSWTWFFERFRESYGIRGNMCIVSDRHESINKAVCRIYPEVAHYACIWHLWGNVCKKYKKSHDVLSPIFYSMAKAYTQDDFDELMGKVQKVDMRVAEYLESAGRDKWARLYASVNRGWTMASNIAECINRHLLAARELPIYDFLEEVRRMFGRWNYNNRRNGTYTFTTLGKKFQEMLSMNKYLCLRMTVEPSTEFVYTVHDGGRRFILNLNSKTCSCRMFQLDEIPCSDAWVVIKKKNLVAEDYCSDLFKPTTMLKTYDVPVDPLPDEREWNIPKNILEDVVFPPRYKRPPGRPKKRRDKPLSELLFGKGRHACSTCGQLGHNRRSCSFEPQRK from the exons ATGGTGAATTACACAATTACGAACAGGTTCAACTATCGGACAGAAAGGAGCAATGCAATAAG CTACACTCTTGTGTGCATATCAGGAGAGTGTGATTGGAAATTCAGGGCGTCAAGTGTCG GCTTTGATTATTGTCGGCCAATTGTGGTGGTTGATGGAAGCCACTTAAAAACACCATACAATGGAACATTTGTCTCGGCAAGCACATTAGACAGTGCAG GCAGCATACTTCCCTTAGCATATGGTGTGATTGATTCTGAGAATGACAGATCATGGACGTGGTTTTTTGAGCGTTTCAGAGAATCATATGGAATCAGAGGGAATATGTGTATCGTATCAGATAGGCATGAAAGTATAAATAAGGCTGTTTGTCGAATTTATCCAGAAGTTGCACATTATGCATGTATTTGGCATTTGTGGGGTAATGTATGTAAAAAATACAAGAAGAGCCATGATGTGCTGAGTCCTATTTTTTATTCCATGGCAAAGGCGTACACGCAGGATGATTTCGATGAGTTAatgggaaaggttcaaaaggtaGATATGCGCGTGGCAGAGTACTTGGAATCGGCTGGTAGAGACAAGTGGGCTAGATTGTATGCATCTGTTAACCGAGGGTGGACAATGGCTTCTAACATAGCAGAGTGCATTAACCGACATCTTTTAGCAGCTAGAGAACTGCCTATATATGACTTTCTCGAAGAAGTTAGAAGGATGTTTGGGAGATGGAATTACAATAACCGGAGAAATGGAACATACACGTTCACTACACTCGGTAAAAAGTTTCAGGAGATGCTATCAATGAACAAGTATCTATGTCTACGAATGACG gTAGAACCGTCAACCGAATTCGTGTACACAGTACATGATGGAGGACGACGATTCATTCTTAATTTGAATAGCAAAACTTGCAGTTGTCGTATGTTTCAACTAGATGAAATCCCCTGCTCGGATGCATGGGTtgtcattaaaaagaaaaatctggTTGCTGAGGATTATTGCTCTGATTTGTTCAAACCGACGACCATGTTGAAGACATATGATGTACCTGTGGATCCTCTACCCGACGAGCGTGAATGGAACATTCCCAAAAACATCTTGGAGGATGTGGTTTTCCCCCCAAGATACAAGAGACCGCCTGGTAGGCCAAAGAAGAGGCGTGATAAGCCTTTAAGTGAATTGTTGTTTGGAAAGGGCAGACATGCTTGCAGTACTTGTGGACAACTTGGGCACAACAGACGTTCATGTAGTTTTGAGCCTCAGAGGAAGTGA
- the LOC132626736 gene encoding LOB domain-containing protein 16-like: MATGTGSPCGACKFLRRKCAVDCIFAPYFCSEEGPSKFAAIHKVFGASNVSKLLQHVPLDDRCDAVVTIAYEAQARIKDPVYGCVANIFALQQQVAYLQAQLMQVKGQLAQNFINSNNSVNSYNNPHWSNNMALSGQMAPANPNYNNVKSNSSPQSSSLESADHYSDSHGMNMQDIQSLDHFLEYQNYTSS; the protein is encoded by the exons ATGGCTACTGGGACAGGGTCACCATGTGGTGCATGCAAATTTCTAAGGAGAAAGTGTGCTGTTGATTGTATATTTGCACCTTATTTTTGCTCTGAAGAAGGACCTTCTAAATTTGCTGCTATTCATAAAGTGTTTGGAGCAAGTAATGTGTCTAAATTGTTGCAACATGTCCCTTTGGATGATCGTTGTGATGCTGTTGTTACAATTGCTTATGAAGCACAAGCTAGGATTAAAGATCCTGTCTATGGCTGTGTTGCTAATATCTTTGCTTTACAGCAACAG GTAGCTTATTTACAGGCTCAACTGATGCAAGTGAAAGGTCAGCTAGCACAAAACTTTATCAATTCAAACAATTCAGTGAATTCTTATAATAATCCTCATTGGAGCAACAATATGGCTTTAAGTGGACAAATGGCTCCAGCTAATCCAAATTATAATAATGTGAAGTCCAACTCATCACCACAAAGCTCATCACTGGAATCTGCTGATCATTATAGTGATAGCCATGGGATGAATATGCAAGACATACAAAGTTTAGACCATTTCTTGGAGTATCAAAATTATACAAGTAGCTAG